AAGAATGAGAAGATAATGGTGCCGAGTCCAACATAATTACCATCCTGAATTGCCTGAGCAGCAGTCTGACCAAAAGATGCCGGCAAGTAGGaaataatacttgtaaatatcaAAAGAGATGTGCCATTTCCAAGTTTTAGATCAGAGATCCGTTCTCCGATGTAAGTTGTGAACACAGAGCCAAGTGTCAATAAAGTAACAGATGTTAGAACCCACTGCATGCTAAAGTCATCAACGAAGGGACGAAGGTAAAGAACCTGGCCAATTGCCTGTCATGGAAATCAAAAATACCTTACATCATACTGTAGAATACATTTTCAGGTATTCTGATGAGAACATCAACTGTTTCGGAGCATGATATTTAATGTTCAACACCATCACAGACTGATATGACGCTGCTATATGACAAGTAAATCTAGCGTGCTCCTACTTTGTGCAATTCAGAATGAAAATCAGTTTACACAAAATTGATCCCTTAATTCACAAATTTAACTCTGTGGTTGACAGGAGTACTtgctattaaaaaatttcaggACATAATAGGGatcgataataaaaatattccagAACATGATAGGTGTGTGAATGGTTTTCCTTTTcacatcataataaaaaatatagcctGAATATATAagacaattaaaaattttagcaACAACGAAACTTCAGTGGGTTATTCAATGAATCTAGTTCAAGTTTACATATTATTCAGGCGAATATTTAGCTGGTTACCTGTACTATAGCAAACCCAACTGAAGCATAACGAGTATACTGAagaattttctttcttcctgCTTCACCTTCTCTTTTCTGAAGATCTTGCAACTTGGGATAAATTTGAGCAAGAAGCTGAAACACAATCTGGGCATTGATAAAGGGAACAATTCCAAGTGAAAATATTCCAAGTCTACCAATGCCTCCCCCGGAAAATGAATCCAAAGTGCTTAATAAGCTATTCTGATCTAAATTTCCAGCAAACGCCTCCCGATTTACCCCACCAAGGGGTATATATATTCCAAGACGGGATACAACTAGAAACCCCAAAAGCTTGAGAAATTTTCCTGGTAGGGGGCCTTTGAAGAAATCACCAAAATCAATGGAACTGTCCTCAATTGCAGCTGCCAAGAGTCAAAGCGTCTACTTAATTGCTAAGAGCTAAGATTATATTTGCAACTTGAATATCATAAGACATTGTGCCAGAAACAGACCTGCAACTCCTCGCttatctttttttgtatttgaagcGCTCTCAAGTATTGGTGATAAGAAGGCTAGAAGACTTTCCCACGCAGCATTTAGACTGGATGGTACATCTAAATTAATACCCAAGGGATCAAAACTGGAGCTCTCACAGCTGAGGAGAGATTCAAGTCAGcaagaaaaatagatattacaacaactgaaaaataatcaattatagGAAATGTTAAGTGGGAAAACTTTGAATGGGATGATTTCAAAATGAAAACACACCTACTAAAACCTCGACTCCTTAGAACTTATTGAATTGAAAAGTTCAATGCCCTTAAAACTTGACAGAAAAAGTTGAATTTGCTAAGAGTACTTTTTGCCTGATTTCAAAGAACGATGACAGACACTAGTAGCTGCATCACCTTAGCTTTAGTTTAAGGCATGCAGCGAGCGGTTTTTCAAACAGCACAAGTATGCTACTTAATTTACAAGTAGTAAAACGGGGATTATGGAATCAAGCATGAAAATCAAGCAGAACATATTCAATCATAACAGGGGATGGTACCAAGCCAGTTACAGGGAATTATTTTGAGTTTGAAAGTACTACTTAATTTACAAGTAGTAAAACGGGGATTATGGAATCAAGCATGAAAATCAAGCAGAACATATTCAATCATAACAGGGGATGGTACCAAGCCAGTTACAGGGAATTATTTTGAGTTTGAAAGTACCAAAATAGAAGAAATTTtgagaacaaataaaaagcaTTTATAACTATGAATATGAGATGtcaaaataattagatttaataaaaaaaaagaccttaTGTAGTTAGTTAACTTTCCCAGATACAATTAGCAAGATCCAAATCATGAAAGAGGCATCACTCATAAACAGCTAGAAGAAGGTTGTgtatcttgaaaaatcaaaagaattgagGAAAACTAGAAAAGATTTCACCAAGTAAATGATCTGAAACAGATAGGAACTTAGTTTAAGATGAATCAATTCCTTGCATAGAAGAAGATTATGTCGAAGATGGAACCCCATGATGAGGGCATACAAAATATAGAGCAAAATAGACAAGAACAAGCGCATCAAGCTAAATTTTCCTTAGATCAGAATTTGAAACTCACCTTTATCAatcgttttctttctttcttcattaaCCCTGTTTAGCATAGGAAGCTTTATGGGGGGGCTTTTAGTCTACCTCTCCATCCAACCAGCTTAACTCGCAAGCTTAACTAATTCACACATATGGAATACCTTGCAATGAAGCTGCTTATTAACTTTGTGGCACCTAAAGTCTAGATTAATTGGGAATACTTTGAACATTTCATTATGAAGTCTTGGCAGATAAACTAGCTTCTCACAAATCAACATCGCACACCAAGTTGAACTGGCACATTGGTTTAGAACAACTTCTAGTTGCTTGTGCCTAAACCTCTCAGAAAGTATCTTCTTCATACAGCTATACCAATCGTCGATTCACTTCCAAGCTTCAATTTAATCGAACACATGCACCTTGTTTTACAATTTGAGTTCTTTTGGTTTCCACCCAGCACCCCTAGTCCAAAAacgaacatttttttttatttcccttgTGTCTCCTAAATGTCCATTTGATCCACACACAACAGGAGAATCATAACGCAATCAGAAAGACTACCACCAATATGCTCaataaaccaagaaaaacactttcGAATTATTATTCTTCTAGCCAAACAATGCATGAGACAAACAAATTAACCTAAACAGACACccaaatacaaacaaaaccCATTTTGGATGAAGTCAtggaaatcaaaatttaatgaatGAAAAGACAAGAtaataagagaataaaaaaaataaaaacacaaacggggtgtctcataaaaaaaatatatataaaagaagtaCCTGTTGGAGTTAAGGGTAGAGTTCCATGACTTGGCATTGGGTTTTGGCTGGACAGAGATGCTGGCTCTGCAAACTGAGGTTTTGAGTCTTTGAGAGAATCTTGTGGAATTGAGACGGGAAAGGTTGAAGCTAATGGGCGAGCAAGGACATGCTTCTCTCACAGTTAACAACATTATCTTCTCTTACAAACCACTAATAGTTAGTACAAGTTTTCTAGTTCTCCACAATTAGAACAAGACTAGCTAGTTGGTCGGATAGACATTATGAAAATCTTTTTAActcatttaaagtatttttgatattataatagtgattattttttgaaatatttttttatttgaaattgtattgaaataatttttttattatttttaaaaaatttatttgtaatattagtatattaaaatgatggaaaaacataaaaaaagtaatttcaagcaaaaaaatttatttattttcaatcgtttttttaaaacgcaaaaacaaatatactctATTTTTACTCAACATTTTTctgttaaaacatttaatttttagacaaattataaagattttgatgaagatgtaatgaaaaaatataacaataatacatTACTCATGTGTTATTATAgaaatttttattgatgttaattgagaattacatacgctaataaattttaatgaaaattattgatgttaattaaaaaagaagttgaaaagCTTAGATAGATATAcattaagatattttattttgcgTTATTTAacgaattttaaaaaaaattattctattatatggaaattaatttatttttaataagaaaagtaataatttaaattgtatttaaataaaatgatttgatcATATAAATCCTCCTTTTCTAacttttttcaacaaataaacataacttttttgttctacattttttattaaatgaaaataaaaaaaaagccataaaaaatataaaaaaaaaatagcaatttgaAGTTGAGGTAATAAAAGCATTCTTCAAAGTAAACATTTTTATCACTTAGCATTTTTGggtcaaaacatttttttttagacaaattatgaagattttgatgtattaaaaaaaatgtaaaaatactaCACTACTCCTGTGTTGTCATAGAAAACTTTTTGTTAGTGTCATAAAACCCTACCTGACCAAATGAGTCAATCCAAAGATTCTCTAACTCAACTTTTTacttaactcgagtttcaaattGAACTATATAAGAGCTAACCTTATATGATCTAATCCACTTGACATGTTCAAATACGACCTAGTTAAAACTTagattgatttaatatatatatatgcaagatGGTGTCATTTCgatcctttctttttatatactaTGAAGATGATGGATCGACTCGGTCAAATCGAGTTAATTTATCAAACTCGCGAACCAAGTCATGGATCAGGttgggtttaatatttttttaaaaaattatttttatttaattatatgataataaaaattgatatgtgTAGGAAAGCcaccaaataaatttaaaataaaattcatcataAAGGCTATTAAAAAAAGTGTTTACTAATGTTATAAAGGTTACA
The Populus nigra chromosome 3, ddPopNigr1.1, whole genome shotgun sequence genome window above contains:
- the LOC133690256 gene encoding preprotein translocase subunit SCY1, chloroplastic-like isoform X1, with translation MLLTVREACPCSPISFNLSRLNSTRFSQRLKTSVCRASISVQPKPNAKSWNSTLNSNSCESSSFDPLGINLDVPSSLNAAWESLLAFLSPILESASNTKKDKRGVAAAIEDSSIDFGDFFKGPLPGKFLKLLGFLVVSRLGIYIPLGGVNREAFAGNLDQNSLLSTLDSFSGGGIGRLGIFSLGIVPFINAQIVFQLLAQIYPKLQDLQKREGEAGRKKILQYTRYASVGFAIVQAIGQVLYLRPFVDDFSMQWVLTSVTLLTLGSVFTTYIGERISDLKLGNGTSLLIFTSIISYLPASFGQTAAQAIQDGNYVGLGTIIFSFFLLVLGIVYVQDKGFQEAERKIPLNYASRYTSSGGGLQKSAYLPFKVNSSGVMPIIFSTSSLALPGTLARFTGISALKKAALTLNPGGSFYLPTNILLIAFFNYYYTFLQLDPDDVSEQLKRQGASIPLVRPGKSTAAFLKTVLSRISVLGSTFLAILAAGPSVIEQISHLTAFRGFAGTSVLILVGCATDTARKVQAEIISQKYKNIEFYDIDRYD
- the LOC133690256 gene encoding preprotein translocase subunit SCY1, chloroplastic-like isoform X2 codes for the protein MLLTVREACPCSPISFNLSRLNSTRFSQRLKTSVCRASISVQPKPNAKSWNSTLNSNSCESSSFDPLGINLDVPSSLNAAWESLLAFLSPILESASNTKKDKRGVAAAIEDSSIDFGDFFKGPLPGKFLKLLGFLVVSRLGIYIPLGGVNREAFAGNLDQNSLLSTLDSFSGGGIGRLGIFSLGIVPFINAQIVFQLLAQIYPKLQDLQKREGEAGRKKILQYTRYASVGFAIVQAIGQVLYLRPFVDDFSMQWVLTSVTLLTLGSVFTTYIGERISDLKLGNGTSLLIFTSIISYLPASFGQTAAQAIQDGNYVGLGTIIFSFFLLVLGIVYVQEAERKIPLNYASRYTSSGGGLQKSAYLPFKVNSSGVMPIIFSTSSLALPGTLARFTGISALKKAALTLNPGGSFYLPTNILLIAFFNYYYTFLQLDPDDVSEQLKRQGASIPLVRPGKSTAAFLKTVLSRISVLGSTFLAILAAGPSVIEQISHLTAFRGFAGTSVLILVGCATDTARKVQAEIISQKYKNIEFYDIDRYD